One genomic region from Sphingobacterium sp. UGAL515B_05 encodes:
- a CDS encoding SIMPL domain-containing protein produces MKKQTIAMFFICLSSIILITSCGPVSKESENRIRVSGEGKIRIMPDQVTLTINTAFTKPRMVDAVRETQATVDTVIALLQKYGHQKEDIKTSSVSANKDYQYIGNTNKFIGYQAQQTIDFVLHDLSKFTELTGKLLETKISGIGSISFDHSKADSILREADLIAYDDALKSAKKLASRADVKIGKLLFLSNDGSASNESTQYRTGMALETFNKGYGGEGFKIAPEVLEFKRTIFTEFEIK; encoded by the coding sequence ATGAAAAAGCAAACAATCGCTATGTTTTTTATATGCTTGAGCAGCATAATTTTAATAACGTCTTGTGGTCCGGTATCAAAGGAAAGTGAAAACAGAATTCGTGTAAGTGGCGAAGGAAAGATTAGGATCATGCCCGACCAGGTCACCCTGACCATCAATACGGCTTTCACAAAACCCAGAATGGTAGACGCGGTACGAGAAACACAAGCAACAGTCGACACCGTAATAGCGTTGCTTCAAAAATATGGACATCAAAAAGAAGATATCAAAACGAGTAGCGTGTCTGCAAATAAGGACTATCAATACATTGGTAATACCAATAAATTTATAGGTTATCAAGCACAGCAAACAATCGATTTTGTTTTACATGATTTATCGAAATTCACAGAATTAACGGGAAAATTGTTAGAAACAAAAATTAGTGGAATCGGCTCTATCTCATTTGACCACTCCAAAGCAGACAGTATTTTAAGAGAAGCAGATCTTATTGCATATGATGATGCTTTAAAATCGGCAAAAAAACTTGCATCTAGGGCTGATGTTAAAATCGGGAAACTGCTATTTCTGTCCAATGATGGAAGCGCATCCAACGAATCAACGCAGTACAGAACAGGAATGGCTTTAGAAACATTCAATAAGGGCTATGGCGGTGAAGGTTTTAAAATTGCTCCCGAAGTTTTAGAATTTAAAAGAACAATATTTACAGAATTTGAAATCAAATAA
- a CDS encoding GH1 family beta-glucosidase: MLLTKDAFGKDFIWGVSTAAYQIEGAHDLHGKGPSIWDIFVKKRNRIFQNQHGNEACDFYNRYVQDLHLMQGMHIPNYRFSLSWSRIFPAGIGAVNQSGLDFYDRLIDLSLELGITPWPTLYHWDLPHALEKKGGWVNRDVKDWFGEFVSKCVQTYGDRVKHWMVLNEPTVFTAAGYFFGVHAPERKGLGNFLAAAHHAALAQAQGGRIIKSLKPNSEVGTTFSCSHVEPFTSKDRDIIAAKKADVLLNRLFIEPLLGMGYPTQEIKILGRIEKYMHANDERDLKFDMDFIGVQNYTREIIRYAMFVPYLQAKIVSAKDRKVEMTEMNWEVYPASIYYMLKKFSAYPNIPTLIVTENGAAFPDQIENGLVHDPKRLRYLQEALQQVYRAKQEGINVKGYFVWTFMDNFEWAEGYRPRFGLVYVDFNNQQRIVKSSGHWYGDFLK, from the coding sequence ATGCTATTAACCAAAGATGCCTTTGGCAAAGATTTTATTTGGGGAGTTTCTACAGCTGCCTACCAGATTGAAGGAGCACATGATTTGCATGGAAAAGGCCCTTCTATCTGGGATATATTCGTCAAAAAAAGAAACCGTATATTTCAAAATCAACATGGTAATGAGGCCTGTGATTTTTACAATCGCTATGTTCAGGACCTGCATTTGATGCAGGGAATGCATATTCCTAATTACAGATTCTCTTTATCATGGAGTCGTATATTTCCTGCTGGCATTGGTGCGGTAAATCAATCTGGATTGGATTTTTATGATCGTTTGATCGATTTATCCCTTGAGTTAGGGATAACGCCTTGGCCTACCTTATATCATTGGGATCTTCCACATGCGTTGGAAAAGAAAGGTGGCTGGGTAAACCGTGATGTGAAAGATTGGTTTGGAGAATTTGTTTCCAAATGTGTGCAAACCTACGGGGACCGTGTCAAGCATTGGATGGTTCTCAACGAACCTACAGTATTTACTGCTGCAGGTTATTTCTTCGGTGTACATGCACCAGAGCGAAAAGGTTTGGGCAATTTTTTAGCTGCGGCCCATCATGCTGCATTAGCACAAGCTCAAGGTGGCCGAATTATTAAGTCTTTAAAGCCTAATAGCGAAGTAGGAACGACTTTTTCTTGCTCCCATGTTGAACCATTTACGTCGAAAGACAGAGACATTATTGCGGCGAAGAAAGCAGATGTATTGCTCAACCGCCTATTCATAGAACCACTACTAGGAATGGGCTATCCAACGCAAGAGATTAAAATACTGGGTAGAATTGAAAAGTATATGCACGCGAATGATGAGCGAGATCTAAAATTTGATATGGACTTTATTGGCGTGCAAAATTATACACGGGAAATTATACGATACGCCATGTTCGTTCCTTATCTTCAAGCGAAGATAGTGTCGGCGAAAGACCGCAAAGTTGAAATGACCGAAATGAACTGGGAAGTTTACCCAGCCTCCATTTATTATATGCTCAAGAAATTTAGTGCCTACCCTAATATACCCACTTTAATTGTTACCGAAAATGGTGCAGCATTTCCTGATCAAATTGAAAATGGTTTAGTACATGACCCCAAAAGATTGCGCTATTTACAGGAAGCTTTACAGCAGGTTTATCGCGCAAAACAAGAAGGAATAAATGTCAAAGGGTATTTTGTATGGACATTCATGGACAACTTCGAATGGGCTGAAGGATACCGTCCAAGATTTGGGCTAGTGTATGTTGATTTTAACAATCAACAGCGCATCGTCAAGTCCTCTGGACATTGGTACGGAGACTTTTTAAAATAA
- a CDS encoding RNA polymerase sigma factor — MENTTIDQLFKEKRPTLKYLAAQFTNDPDEREDLVQETMVRSLASIEKFLKHPKLMSWLYIIMKNTYINQYTRNKRLENYRSEYISTGYRNEITTNRGEDNFVASDIQHALNNLSKDYYDAFAMFLEGFKYYEIAEHLQIPEGTVKTRIHMARKSLQKQLKIYSKSIN, encoded by the coding sequence ATGGAAAATACAACAATCGATCAACTGTTTAAGGAAAAAAGACCTACATTAAAATATTTGGCAGCGCAATTTACAAACGATCCGGATGAACGGGAAGATTTGGTTCAAGAGACCATGGTGAGGTCGCTAGCATCTATCGAAAAATTCCTGAAACATCCGAAATTGATGTCTTGGCTCTATATCATTATGAAAAACACGTATATCAATCAATATACACGTAACAAAAGGTTAGAAAATTACAGAAGCGAATACATCAGCACTGGTTATCGCAATGAAATAACAACCAATCGCGGAGAAGATAATTTTGTTGCTTCTGACATTCAGCATGCGCTCAATAATTTATCGAAAGACTATTATGACGCCTTTGCCATGTTTTTGGAAGGATTTAAATATTATGAAATTGCAGAGCACTTACAAATACCGGAAGGAACTGTGAAAACACGTATACACATGGCAAGAAAATCCTTGCAAAAACAGCTTAAAATTTACTCAAAAAGTATTAATTAA
- a CDS encoding DUF2809 domain-containing protein, whose amino-acid sequence MKPKIHYLLRVALTIFMGLLSRKISAIPTITGDVLYAVMIYWLSRFLFTRKSLLFSFTTTLIFCFAIEFLQLVQHPLLIWIRNNPLLRLVFGQGFLWSDLVAYCLGTVGAACIDYLNYQMLKTDPTLPTK is encoded by the coding sequence ATGAAACCAAAAATACACTATCTACTTCGCGTTGCTTTAACCATCTTCATGGGTTTGTTGTCACGGAAAATATCCGCCATTCCTACCATTACCGGCGATGTACTTTATGCGGTTATGATTTATTGGTTGTCACGTTTTTTATTTACGAGGAAATCGTTATTATTTTCTTTTACGACGACACTTATATTTTGTTTTGCCATCGAATTTTTACAGCTTGTACAACATCCTTTACTTATATGGATAAGAAACAATCCGCTTTTGCGGCTCGTGTTTGGACAGGGCTTTTTATGGTCGGATCTTGTGGCTTACTGCCTGGGAACCGTCGGAGCTGCATGCATTGATTATCTTAATTATCAAATGTTAAAGACAGACCCTACGTTACCAACTAAATAG